The following are from one region of the Streptomyces tuirus genome:
- a CDS encoding carboxymuconolactone decarboxylase family protein, with protein sequence MTTHTETATTVEYAPERPARLEWAEHAPEVYKAMVRLETAARKGLDPTLYELVKIRASQINHCAFCLDMHTKDALAAGESVERIVQLGAWDESRHFYTAKEIAALELTEAVTVLTGGTSQAFGSGGGFVPDEVYDNAAKHFEEAELAQVIAAITVINAWNRFGVTCRMAPGHYAPGQYK encoded by the coding sequence ATGACGACGCACACCGAGACCGCGACCACCGTGGAGTACGCCCCCGAGCGGCCCGCCCGCCTGGAGTGGGCCGAGCACGCGCCCGAGGTCTACAAGGCGATGGTCCGGCTGGAGACCGCCGCCCGTAAGGGCCTCGACCCCACGCTGTACGAGCTGGTGAAGATCCGCGCCTCCCAGATCAACCACTGCGCGTTCTGCCTCGACATGCACACCAAGGACGCTCTCGCGGCGGGTGAGAGCGTCGAGCGGATCGTGCAGCTCGGCGCCTGGGACGAGTCACGGCACTTCTACACCGCGAAGGAGATCGCCGCGCTGGAGCTGACGGAGGCGGTGACGGTCCTGACTGGGGGCACCTCCCAGGCTTTCGGCTCTGGTGGAGGGTTCGTGCCGGACGAGGTCTACGACAACGCCGCGAAGCACTTCGAGGAGGCCGAACTGGCGCAGGTCATCGCCGCGATCACGGTGATCAACGCCTGGAACCGGTTCGGGGTGACCTGCCGGATGGCGCCGGGGCACTACGCGCCCGGCCAGTACAAGTGA
- the pdxR gene encoding MocR-like pyridoxine biosynthesis transcription factor PdxR, which produces MAEPWATLGIDLLVEPTGPGLRRGLTDALRETVRSGRLAPGTRLPSSRALAADLGIARNTVADAYADLVAEGWLTARQGSGTRVTERRVVPPSGTAPHPRALTRPAYDLRPGSPDLASFPRAEWLKAARRALTAAPDQALDYGDPRGRPELRAALAGYLSRARGVRADPERIVVCAGFAHGLKLLGTVLRARGAQTVAVESYGLDAHGRILAGSGLRTTVLPFDRLGTDPGGLAAAEAVLLTPAHQFPMGVPLHRDRRTAVVDWARRTGGLVLEDDYDGEFRYDRQPVGALQGLDPDRVVYLGTASKSLAPGLRLAWMVLPPGLAEETAAAKGGVDTCGVLDQLTLAEFLTSGAYDRHVRATRLRYRRRRDALVAAVAARAPQARVTGIAAGLHVLLRLPPGTEQSVVQAAHWRGLALHGLARYTHPAAPAEPVDALVVGYGTPPDHAWSGALDALCAVLPG; this is translated from the coding sequence ATGGCGGAACCGTGGGCCACTTTGGGCATCGACCTGCTGGTGGAGCCGACCGGGCCGGGACTGCGCCGGGGCCTGACCGACGCCCTGCGCGAAACCGTGCGCTCCGGCCGGCTGGCCCCCGGCACCCGGCTGCCCTCCTCCCGCGCGCTCGCCGCCGACCTGGGCATCGCCCGCAACACCGTCGCCGACGCCTACGCCGACCTCGTCGCCGAGGGCTGGCTCACGGCCCGGCAGGGCTCGGGCACCCGGGTCACAGAGCGGCGGGTCGTCCCGCCGTCCGGCACGGCACCCCACCCCCGCGCCCTCACCCGCCCGGCCTACGATCTGCGCCCGGGCAGCCCCGACCTCGCGTCCTTCCCGCGCGCGGAGTGGCTCAAGGCGGCCCGTCGCGCCCTCACGGCCGCCCCGGATCAGGCCCTGGACTACGGCGACCCCCGTGGCCGCCCCGAGCTGCGGGCCGCGCTCGCCGGGTACCTCTCCCGGGCCCGGGGCGTACGCGCCGACCCCGAACGGATCGTGGTGTGCGCCGGGTTCGCGCACGGCCTGAAGCTGCTCGGCACGGTCCTGCGGGCGCGCGGCGCACAGACGGTCGCCGTCGAGTCGTACGGTCTCGACGCGCACGGGAGGATCCTGGCCGGGTCCGGACTGCGCACCACCGTGCTGCCCTTCGACCGACTCGGCACCGACCCGGGCGGGTTGGCGGCCGCCGAGGCCGTTCTCCTCACCCCCGCCCACCAGTTCCCCATGGGCGTGCCCCTGCACCGGGACCGCCGTACGGCCGTCGTGGACTGGGCCCGGCGCACCGGCGGACTGGTGCTGGAGGACGACTACGACGGTGAGTTCCGCTACGACCGGCAGCCCGTCGGCGCGCTCCAGGGCCTGGACCCCGACCGGGTGGTCTACCTGGGCACCGCCAGCAAGTCCCTCGCGCCCGGACTGCGGCTGGCCTGGATGGTGCTGCCGCCGGGCCTCGCCGAGGAGACCGCGGCCGCCAAGGGCGGCGTCGACACGTGCGGGGTGCTGGACCAGCTGACCCTGGCCGAGTTCCTCACCTCCGGCGCCTACGACCGGCACGTCCGGGCCACCCGGCTGCGCTACCGGCGCCGCCGGGACGCCCTGGTCGCCGCCGTGGCGGCCCGCGCCCCGCAAGCCCGTGTCACCGGCATCGCGGCCGGCCTGCACGTCCTGCTGCGCCTGCCGCCCGGCACCGAGCAGTCGGTCGTCCAGGCGGCGCACTGGCGGGGCCTCGCACTCCACGGACTCGCCCGCTACACCCACCCCGCCGCGCCGGCCGAGCCCGTCGACGCCCTGGTCGTCGGCTACGGCACACCCCCGGACCACGCCTGGTCCGGAGCGCTGGACGCGCTGTGCGCGGTCCTGCCCGGATAA
- a CDS encoding DMT family protein: protein MVCALGAAVCFGTATVLQAIAARSAAATGPGGDVALLWRALRQWRYLAGLALDGLGFVLQILALRSVPIYAVGAALAASLAVTAVVAARLLEVRLSRVEWGAVAVVCAGLALLGLASGAEGDESGPGWLPWAMLGAAAGVLLLGAFGGRLPERGRALALGLGAGLGFGVVEVSVRLIDGFSPGELFPNPATYALLLGGGAAFLLLTSALQRGSVTTATAGLVLGETVAPALIGVVWLGDRTRPGLGWLAIVGFAVAVAGALALSRFGEAPVAAEEDAVAPR, encoded by the coding sequence ATGGTGTGCGCCCTTGGTGCAGCGGTCTGTTTCGGTACGGCGACGGTGTTGCAGGCGATCGCCGCGCGCTCGGCGGCGGCGACCGGGCCGGGCGGGGACGTGGCGCTGCTGTGGCGGGCGCTGCGGCAGTGGCGGTATCTGGCCGGCCTCGCGCTGGACGGGCTCGGTTTCGTGCTGCAGATCCTCGCGCTGCGGTCGGTGCCGATCTACGCCGTGGGGGCCGCGCTGGCCGCGAGCCTGGCGGTGACGGCCGTGGTGGCGGCGCGGCTGCTCGAGGTGCGGCTGAGCCGCGTCGAGTGGGGCGCGGTGGCGGTGGTGTGTGCCGGGCTCGCGCTGCTGGGGCTGGCGTCGGGGGCGGAGGGTGACGAGTCCGGGCCGGGCTGGCTGCCGTGGGCGATGCTCGGGGCGGCGGCCGGGGTGCTGTTGCTCGGGGCGTTCGGCGGGCGGCTGCCGGAGCGGGGGCGGGCGCTGGCGCTGGGACTCGGGGCGGGGCTGGGGTTCGGGGTGGTGGAGGTGTCGGTGCGGCTCATCGACGGGTTCTCGCCCGGTGAGCTGTTCCCCAATCCGGCGACGTACGCGCTGCTGCTCGGCGGCGGGGCGGCGTTCCTGCTGCTGACGTCGGCCCTGCAGCGCGGGTCGGTGACCACGGCCACGGCCGGGCTGGTGCTCGGGGAGACGGTCGCGCCCGCGCTGATCGGGGTGGTCTGGCTCGGGGACCGCACGCGGCCGGGGCTGGGGTGGCTGGCGATCGTCGGGTTCGCGGTGGCGGTGGCGGGGGCGCTGGCGCTGTCGCGGTTCGGGGAGGCGCCGGTGGCGGCGGAGGAGGACGCCGTCGCGCCGCGGTGA